DNA from Campylobacter sp. RM5004:
TAGCGTTTTATCCTGCAGCTGTAATGCCTATAATTTTAACGATCTTATCAATCATAAATACAATAATAATTGCTTGGTTAATTCTAAACATAATTAATTCTTATGGTTTAATTTTAATGTCAAAATTAGCCTTAAAAAGTGGTAAAAAAGAAATAATCAACCTAATTTTAAAAATCATAGATTTTATTATCATAATAATTACAATCTTAATAATACTAGCAAAATTAGGTTTTGATATTTCGGCAATCATTGCTTCGCTTGGAATTGGTGGTTTGGCTGTTGCTCTTGCTGCTAAAGATATAATTGCGAACTTTTTTGCATCGGTTTTAATGCTTTTTGATAATTCTTTTTCTCAAAGCGATTGGGTAGAAGTGAATGGAATAGAAGGAACTATCGTTGAAACTGGTCTTAGAAAAACCACAATAAGAACTTTTGATAACTGCTTAGTATTCATACCAAACTCAACTATATTAAACGGAAATATCAAAAACTATTCTAAGAGAAAATATGGAAGAAGAGTAAAATTAAGCGTAGGCCTAACATACGATTCAACAACCGAACAAATACAAAATTTTATAAATGATTTAAAAGAACTTTTAAATAATAATGAAATAATCGCTAATGAAAACGATGAAATCTTTCAGCACAAAAACAAAAACTTCTACAAGCAAAACCTAATTTCTGTAAATGATTTAGAAGGATTTAAATCATCTATTTATGTTTGGCTTGATGATTTTGCTGCAAGTAGTATTAATGTAGAGCTTTATTTTTATATTAAAAGCATTAGTGCAAAACAATACTACGATGAAAAAAGCAAAATATTAATGGAAGTAATGAAAATAGTTGAAAAAAATGGCTTAAGCTTTGCCTTCCCATCAACAAGTCTTTATGTAGAAAAATTACCTAAAGATTAATTTATAATTCCTAATTCAAATTCTTTAAGTTTTTTGGATTAGGAAAGCTAATTCGCTTTAAATATTAAAACGATTAAAAATAAGTTTTGGATAAATATAAAAATTCTAATTCCTAATTCAAATTCCAAGGAATTTGAATTAGGATATAAGCTTAATGTCCTAAAAGACCCCAGTATGGAAGTCCTACAGCAAGACATAATACATAAGATACCATAGCAACTACAAATCCTGTTATCCACCATTCTTTAACAGTGTTATAGCCAGCACCAAAAATAACTGAAGCAGCAGGGCCACCAAAGTGAGTTAATGCTCCACCATAAGAGTTTGTAGTAATTAATAAAAACGCTAATAAATAAGGATCAACTCCAGCACTCTTACCTATTAAAAACAACACAGGTAAAAGCGTTGTGATAAACACAGTTGCAGAAGCATATAAATATCTTACGATTATACTAATAAATCCTATTAATATTAGCACAAGTAAAGGGCTTAGGTTTAAGTTCATATTAGATTCAATAAATGTTCCAAGCCATTTAAAAAACCCTAGTTTATTCATCATACTTGATAGCGACATAATACCACCGAACCAAAATAGCGTTCCGATACATTCTTTTGAACCTGCGATATCTTCAAACTTTAAAACACCTAATAAAACAGATAAGCTCATCGCACCAACAGCAACAGCAGTTGCATCTATATCTATTTTATAGTTAAATAAAGAGCTTGCAAGCGATGGAACAGACCAACCAAGTAAAGCAAGAATAAAGATTAAAACAAGCATTTTTTCACTTCTTTTCATCTCTCCTAACTCTTCTAAACCTTGTTTAGCAATAGCAACATTATCTATTGTCTTAATATCAGGGCGAACAAAAATATAAACAATAAAAGGAATTACTAATAAACACACAATACCAGGAACTATCATAGCAACAGCCCAATTTCCCCAATTTAGGCTAGTTCCTAAAATATCGTTTGAATAACCTATAACAAGCATATTTCCAGCCATTGCAGTAGCGAAAATAAACGAAGTCATCTTAGTGCTCATATAAGCATTACAAGCTAAGAATGCACCTACTCTATTTTCTGTTTCTACCTTATCTTTTGATAAAGATTGTGCAATTGAATTTACGATAGGAAACACTATACCACCAGCTCTTGCAGTATTTGAAGGAGTTGCTGGAGATACTATTAAATCTAAAAACGCCGTAACATAACCAAGTCTTAAAGTAGTTTTACCAAGCTTACCTATTAAAAAATAAGCCCATCTTTTACCAAGACCTGTCTTAGTAAAGGCAATGCTTAAAGCAAAAGCAGAAACAATAATCCAAGTAGTAGCACTAGCATAACCGCTTAAAGCTTGTTTAGTAGCTTCTTTAGCTGAGCCTAAATATTTACCCATAAAAAGTGCAGTTCCTGCAACAGCAGTAATTAGCACCATTGAATTAGGAATAGGCTTAAATACAAGACCTAAAACAGCAGCAAGATATATTCCAAACATTACCCATGCAGCTTCGCTAAGACCATTTGGGCAAGGAAGCACAAAAGCAAATAAAAATGGAATAATGATTAATGCAATAATAGAAATTGCTCGTTTCATTAATTCTCCTTAAATGAAATTAAAAAATAATTATTACTTTAGCGAAATTATCTATAAAATATATTTAAAATCATTTTTTTGAGCTTTAATTGTGTAGTAAGGTAACATAATTTATAATTTTTTTATAAAAAACTTATAAATTAATTGGATATTTTATGTCTTTTTATAAGATTTTAAATTTAATTAGGATAAAAGATGAAAAAAGTATTAATATTTTTATTAAGTTTGAATTTATTTTCATATACGCTAGATTTTCCCGGAGATACTCCACCACTTGATGCGAATCCAAACTGGACTGACCCTACAAAACCAATTGATTTATATAATACAAATGAAATTAATATAAGTCAAAAATTAAACGAATTAGATGAAAAAAAACTAAGAAAGCTCAAAAAAGCTCTTGATATATTATTTGAAGAAGAAGAGCAAGAAATAAAAGAAGTAAAAGAAATTATTCAACCTATTAAAAAGCAAGATCCAAGCGAATATATACAAATTACAATAAATGGCGAAAAACCTACAAAAAAGCCAAAAAATACATATAAAAACAACGATATTTTAATAAATATAAAATGATAATTCCTATTTCAAATTCCTTTAAAAATTTGTAGAATTTGAATTCGGAATTAGCTTTATTTTATTTGACTTGGGCGTGGTAGATTTAGTTCTATTTCTTTTGTAATATTTGGCTTTATTATTAGAGCATAACCACCCAAACCATCTTTATCCCATACGCTATAAAATTCTTTTTTAGAGCTTAGATATTCGCCAAAGCTTGGATCATATACTTTTACAAAATCTCCTTTAATATTATTTACCACTACAAAATGTGGGAATCTAGGATCGTTTTCAATCTTTACTATAAAAGGCGTAAATATTTGCTCAAATATAATGCGATTTAGTTTATAAGCTTTTGCATAAAAGCCAAGCTTGTTTAAGGCATTGTTTAATTCATTAAAACTTAGCATATTAGTATTTTTATCTAAAACTTCTAAAATATCTTTTTCGCTAAAACGCTTGATATTTGTTAGATTTAGCAAGGTCGCTATGCTACTTGCCCCACAAGATTCTTCATAGCTTTGTCTTACTACTGATTCGTTTTTAAATTCTTTATAAGACTTTACTGCAAACTCAGCATAAAGATTAGTAAGCAGTATAAAAAATATTAAAATTTTTGCCATAGACTAATGCCAAATACACTATCAGGAGCAGCTGAGCCACCACCTAAACTAGCATTAAAGCTTATGCTTGTATCATCATTTATACTATAAGTTGAACCTACGCTATATGTTGGGATACTTCTTAGATTTGTATATTTTACGCCGTTTATCTTCTGGGCTGCTTGAAAACTCTGTGAAGCCTCTAAATCAAGCGTGATTTTAGGGCTTAATACTATGCTAAGATTTGCACCAAAATTATAAGAATTTCCATAATTTATCGCTAGTTTATCAAAAGTCCTAGTATCATTATATGTAAAACCCATATAAATACCCCAAATAGCAGGGTCGCTATAACCTCTTAGATTTAGCTTAGCTGAGTGTGATTTAAAATGAAAGCTTTTATTTGTATCAAGTGCTTTTTCTCTTTGAATTACCCCTGCTTGATAAGAAAAACTAAGTATTTTATCACTAAAGCTATCAAATCTATAATTAAACCCAAGCCACAAGCTCTCAAATGAATAATGAGTTTCACTTTTTGGCTCACCAGTAAAGAAATTACTATATTCATTTCTAGTAGCATTAGCACCAAGAGAAGCTATAAAATCAAGCTTGTTATTAAATGAATATATCAAAGTTTCATTCAAACTTAGCCTTTTATTATCAGTCCAAATCACAGGATCGCCTCCTATTATTAGACTTGGATAGCTTGTGTAGATATTGGCATTTCCGCTAGTGATTAAACTAAGACTTGTAATGCTTCTAAGTCCGATTTGTCTTTTAAAAAGACTATCAATAGTAATAGCATCAGAGCCAAATAAAAAGCTTAAAGTAAATGCTATAAAAAATAACTTTTTCAAACTCTTCCTTTCAATTAAAATATAAAATTTCAAACCCTTTTATCATAAAGATTTTCGCCGTCTTTATAAGCTAAAAATAAAGCTAATAAATCTCTTTCATCTTTGATATTACGAATATCAAGTTTGCTTAAAATCTCTTGCATACTCTCGCGCACATCATTGCCTTTTACTTCTATGGCTTCGAATGGTTTTTCTTTAGTTTGTTCTTCTTTTTCTTCTTGCTTAATTTCTTCTTTTGTATTTATTGCATTATTTCTTAAATTTTCTTTTTCTTTAACTCTAGCTTGTAATTCTTCTTTACTTGGCATTTTCTTGCTATCTACATAACCTAAAGGAAAATCTTTAGGCAAACCTAAAGATGGCATATTTAACGAATTTAGCACTCTATCAAGCTCTTTTTTATCAATTTCTACCCAATTTTTCATAGATTCTTTGCTTATTTCTTCTACTAAATCAGGGTCTAATGCTCCAAATGTGCCAAAAGTCGCTATATCGCCTATGCTTAAGTTTTTATCATTTAAAGGATTGTAAGTTGGATCATTTTCTAGCTTTTGCTGGGCTAGTTTTAGATATTCTAAACTAGCCCCATCATTTGCTTTATTTTGTGAGTTTTTATTATTAAGCGCATTTGCATAAGTATTTGAAAAATTATTTACTCCATTAACTATCATAACAAATCCTTATCTTGCCATTCTTAGCAAATCTGTTCCTACTGCTTGTTTTATTTCTCTTAATACTTGATTATATTCTAATTGAAAACTATTCGTAACTTCATTGTCAAACCAATACTCTGGCATATATAAATACTCGTTTTTTACAGCATATACATGAGTAGTTGGTGCCATAACTCCATTACCCACATTTGTATTTTTTATACCGTATAATAAAACATGATCCTTAGCAGTTCTGCCACCTAATGCACTAATATAATCTACATATCTACCTTGATTTCTATCAATATGCTCTCTAGTAGTAGGATTTGCATAACATTGAAGTTGTCCTAAAGGACATAATCCATGAGATGATAAGTTTGATGTATCAACTCCTAACTCGGTTATTGGATGAGGGATAGCCAATACAAATGCCATGCCATTATACTGCAATACACTTGATAGTATATACCCACCACGAACTTCGCTCATTTGCTCTGGGTTTAATACCTTAACACCTAATGAGCTATCACTTATAGCACCTTTGCTAATATCTGCTAATAAATCATTAGCATTAGCACTTAAGCCTAAAATAGCAACTAAAGATAAAACTTTTAATGTTTTTTTAAACATTTTTTCTCCTTTGTTTTGAAATACAATCTCATAATACCTTAAGAAATTTTAAATAAAACTTAATATTAAAAATTAAATAAATATTTGTTACTTTTAGTAATATTTTCTTAATTCCTATTTAAAATTTATAAGAATTTGAAATAGGAATTTAAACTTTCATATCAAATAACTTCATATCTTTTTGACTATATTTTAAAGCCGCTTGCAAAAACTCTTCAAAAGTTTCATAACTATCTATATCTTTAGGAGCTTTTAGGTTTTTACCACTTATCATTTCATAAGCTAGTTTTTCATACCAATTTAGTATTTTTTTATATTCTTTTGCTAATTCTTCACTTCTTGCTCTTTTAAAATCTTGTGATAATCTATTTGCTTCATCTGCTAGCCATTTTGGCATTTTTGAAATATCGCTTTGTGTTATTAAACCTTTTGCTACCATAGAATTAAGTGGTTTTGCGACATTTTGTGCGAATTCTTTATAATCTACAAATCTATCCCCACCACTCATCTTGCCCCAATAAGTTCTCTCACCCTCTACTAAAAAATGATTATTTCTTAATACGGCTATTAATATTCCACCACGACTTACATCTCCTTGATTATTTTTGTAATTATCGCCTTTAGCGTCCCATAAAATAGAATAACCTTGAGAAAAACTATCGCTATGCACAGGAAACATATCCATTTTTCCATTACCATCATAATGAAATAATGTATCAGCGCCTTTTATTCTTTGAAAATCTCTTGCATGAATATTCTTATCATTATAATCTTCAAAATCATATCTAGTTTGTAAAATCTTGCCTACACTAAAGGTGCTATTATCTATCTCAAACCCACATGGCAAATTTTTAATATCTTCTTTGCTAAAAAATTCTTTAGAGTTTAAAAAATCTTCACTTACAACTTGGCTTAAGACTTTATAAGCATTTCCAACGCTTTTTGCTATATCAATTTCCATAAATCTTTTACCTATTATATGAGCTTTATTGTTTTGTTCTACTAGAGATTTTAAACTATCGCTGTGGATTTTATAATTATCTGGAATTCCTGCGGCTTTGTTAAAATCACTTGTAAAAAAGCCATCTTTATCAACTCCGTATCCTAAAACTTCACCCACCTTTTTATCATCTGCTTTATTATCTACTTTTTTAATCTCGTTATTAGTTTCTTTTTTATAAATTTGCTTTGTTTGATATGTTGAATAAGAATTTATTTTCATAATTATTCCTTTAGGTAGGGTTCTACTAGAACCCTAATGCAAAATTACCATGCTCTTTTACAGCTTGCATATAAATATCATTTCTAATAGCTTTGTTAAGTGTTAAATTTCTAAGCCAAGAATTACCCGTCATAGCTCTAGTTTTACCAGTATAGTAATTTACAGCTTTCGGATCATAACTATAACTATATTGACTTCCTATAAATTGAGGAATTTTTGTTTGTGTAAAAGAAATTGCCAACAATTCTCCACTCATTAATCCAACTATTGCTTCATTAAATTCATTTTTTTGCATATATGATGCATTATCAGTTTTTTGAAAATCATAACCATACATATATACTGCTCTTTTATCTAATTCATTATCACCAAACAATACCACATGATTTGTTTGCAATAAATTTGCACTATAAAATGTAGTATTGAAATAGCTTACAATATACCCGCCACGAACTTCGCTCATTTGCTCTGGGTTTAATACCTTAACACCTAATGAACTATCACTTATAGCACCTTTGCTAATATCTGCTAATAAATCATTAGCATTAGCACTTAAGCCTAAAATAGCAACTAAAGATAAAACTTTTAATGTTTTTTTAAACATTTTTTCTCCTTTGAATTGAGATAAAATCTCATAATATCTTAAGAAATTTTAAATAAAACTTAATATTAAAAATTAAATAAATATTTGTTACTTTTAGTAATATTTTCTTAATTTCTATTTAAAATTTATAAGAATTTGAAATAGGAATTTCAAACCCTTTTATCATAAAGATTTTCGCCGTCTTTATAGGCTAAAAATAAAGCCAATAAATCTCTTTCGTCTTTAATATTACGAATATCAAGTTTGCTTAAAATATCTTGCATACTCTCACGCACATCATTACCTTTTACTTCTATGGGTTTGAATGGTTTTTCTTTAGTTTGTTCTTCTTTTTCTTCTTGCTTAATTTCTTCTTTAGATTGTGATATTTGCAAATCTTCATCTGTATTAGAAAAAATACTTTTCATTAATTTATTTTTTTCTTCATTACTTAGGCTATCTGAAGTTAATTTATCTAAATTTTTGAAAAGTTTATTTAGAGTTTTTACTAATTCTTCTGTATCAATTTTTGGAGTATTTTCCCATTCTATTTTTCTTTGTTCTACAATATCAGGGTCTAATGCCCCAAATAAAGCTAGATTAAGTATTTCGCTTTTACCTAAGTTTCTATCATTAAAAGGATTGTAAGTCGGATCATTTTCTAACTTTTCTTGAGCTATTTTAAGATACTCTAAAGTAGCTGTGCCATCTTCATAGTAAGGTTTATCGTTTGTATTTTCGCTTGTAGTTTTGTGTTTGTTAATTGCTGTAATATAAGAATTTGATGATATTTTCATTTTAAACCCCCGTTTTTCATATATCGGCAAGATTTAAAAAAAATTAATAGTTTAAAACAATAAGACTTAATTAAAGCCTTATTGTTGATTTTCTTTATTTACCTTTATAAAAAATGTAGCTATGCAAATTAGCACAGCAACTAAAGAAAACGCTTCTTCTAATATTTGCATTTGATATCCTTTCGTAGCAAGTAAATATCAAAAGCAAAAAGTATTCCTTAATCTTGGATTTTGTAATCATTCGGATGATCTAATGCGTAGCGGAATTTTTCCATATCAATTTGTTTATTCCAAATAGCCACTATTAGACAAGCTACTGAGTTTCCGCAAAGATTTCCACAGGCTCTCATTTCACTCATAAACTTATCAACTCCAAGTAAAACGGTGATTGTAGCCACAGGAATTAAATTATCTCCTAAAGAGCTAAGAGTTCCAGCAAGAACGATAAAGCCACTTCCAGTAACCCCAACAGCACCCTTACTTGTAACCATTAAAATAAGTAATATTGTGATTTCTTGCCAAAGTGTAATATCTATATTAAACGCTTGTGCTAAGAAAATTACAGCCATTGCTAAATAAATATTAGTGCAATCTAGGTTGAAGCTATATCCAGTAGGTAAAACTAAACCTACACAGCTTTTATCAATCCCTGCCTTTTCTAATTTTTTCATAAGTGGTAATAATGCACTCTCACTTGAGCTAGTTGTAAATACTATTAAAAGCTCTTTTGCAATAAATCTAATGAACTTAAATATATTTATTTTCGCAAAATAGCAAATCACTCCTAAAACTCCGAATATAAAAACACAACAAGCTGTAAGCATTACGAACAATAAATATCCCATATTTACAAGTGAGCTTAAACCAAATTTTGAAATTAGATAAGCCATAGCACCAAATGTTGCAAATGGGCTAAAATACATAACTAATGTTAAGATTTTGAATACAAATGCTTGAAATACTTCTAAAGCTTTTTTGATATATTCTCTATCTTGCTCTTTTAGAGTGATTACAATAAATGCAGTAAATAAAGCGATAAATAATACTTGCAAGGTCTTGCCATCTGTAAATGGGCTTACTATGTCTTGCGGAATAGCTCCTTTTATAACACCCCAAAAACCTGCTTGCTCTCCTTGAGAAGCTTTAATATACTTATCAACACTACTTGCATCAAGCGCATTTACATCAAGATTCATTCCAACACCAGGTTGCATAACTTTAGCCATAAAAATACCTACTATTAGAGCTAAAGTACTTACTACTTCAAAATAAATTACAGCTTTAACACCAATACCGCCGATTTTTTTAATATCTCCAAGTCCTACAATTCCTAAAATAATCATAACAAATATAATAGGTCCTATTAACAGCTTTAAGGCTTTAATAAACATATCAATAAAAACTTTTGACCATATTGCTAAATTTTCAATACCTAAGCTTTCTATTTTAATAGGAGGCATAGCACCTACAACAATTCCAAGGATTAATCCAACGATAACCCAAAAAATAAGACTTTTTAAATATTTTCTCATTTATGTCCCTTTTTTTAATAATATTCGTTCATAATATCCAAAAAAATATTTTTTTATGATTTTTTGATTTAAAAAAATAATAATAATGTTACAAATTTACACAAAGGAAAGAGATGAATACAAACATTAGCGCAAAAGAAATTGACCTAAATAAGCATTTAATAGTAGATATTAGAACTATTGAAGAAATAAATGAATTAAGCATTAAAAATACTCATTTGTATCCGATAGATTTTAATACAGCCAAAGAAGATGAAGTAAAGAGCTATTTTGAAAAATTATACAAAGAAAGTGATAAAGCTTTGGTGATTATGTGTAGAAGTGGTGCTAGAAGTAGTATGTTGTGCGAATTCTTAAACCAAGAAGAAAAAATAGCTTATAATTTAATGGGTGGAATAATAGCAATGTGTCAAAATTACCCAGAAATGATAAAAAATTAATTATTTATTACTTAATGTAACAAAATTAGAATTTGAATTCGGAAATTCAAATTCTAATTTTAAATAAAATTTTAATATATTATAAGCTTCAATTTGCAATAATTCTAAAAATAAAATTATATAAATCTTAAGTATTAAAAATTATTTAAATATATTAATTAAATAAAAATTATAATATTTTAACCTTTATTTTTTATTTTTCTGTAATATTAATGTAATAATTAATTGTTTTTAAGGGGTTAAAAATGAGAGATTACAAAAGGGCTGTTGAAATATTAAAAGAAATAGAAATTTTAATAAGTAATGAAAGCATCTTTAAGCAAAGTGAAGAAGATAGATTTAACGATGAAATTTTTATTAATAATGTAGCAAAAGATTTTCCGGAAGTTCCATTTGATGAGCTTAAATATGAAATTATAAATCTAGTATCTAATACAACACAAGAGCAATTTATAATATATAAAGATAAAAAATATTTATTATTTATTCCTAGTCTTAAAGTAATGACTTATATTTTTAACTGTATAAACCAAGAAACAATTCAATCAAAAACAAATACTGAAATAGAAGAAGACGAGAATGCAAACTTCATTAGCATGTGTATTGATATTGCCAAAAAATGTGTTAGTGAGATTAAATATAGAAATGATAAATTAAGAAGTTTATTAGGAGAATTATCTCAAATATAGGAGAAATAAATCTCCTATTTTTTCTGTTTATATGCTTTTTCGTAGGTATCTTTTATTAATTTGTAACCAGTCGGATCATCTACGTGCTGCAATCTATCTGAATTTACATTAAATTTTTTACCTTGTATTACCAAACTACCTTTTAATTCCGCTCCAATTTTATCTGCGTTTAGTTGGAAGATATAATCACTTGATTGCTTACTTTCTACTTGTAATGAATAATCGTTTGATGCTGATTTTATATTATTTATATCGTATTTTTGAGTATCATATACGCCTAAAACCGTGCCATTACTTCTTTGTATATAAGTAGCATCTCCGAAATTCTTATCAAAAGTAATTCTAAATATATCGCCAAGACCAGCATTATAAACAATATAGCTATCAACTGATTGTTTTACAGGGTTTAATTTGATTGAACTACCCTGACCTGAATAATAAAAGTTTTTATCATCATCTGCGGCAAAATATTTTTCTTTATATTTATTAACATGTTTATCAAATTGAGTTTTATTTAACTCATGAACGCTTTTTGAATCGCTTGAAGAAGCAAGTATGGTTTCTTTAATTAAATTAGAAAAAGAAAAATCAGCATACTTTTTATCAGCTTCTAATTTTAATGTAGCATTTCCACTACTACCACTAGCATTAGCATTTATGTTCAAAGGACCTGAACCATCAATAGGAGAAATTGTTTTATTATTTATAGCAAATTCTTTACTCATATAATATTCTCCAGAAGCGTTTGATTCTGTATAGTATATTTTATTTGCATATTTTAAGTCTGCATATAGTTTTTTACTACTGTAATTGTTTGCAAAATAATAAGTAATAGAAGGATTTATTAAACTTAAGCGAATTGATTCCAAACTATTGTGGTAATAAAAATCCTTATTTACATCAACTGAACTAAAGAAATCTTTATTTTTTTCAGAAAGATACTTTTCAAATTCAACCCAATTTTTACTCAAATCAATAAAATTATTTCCTGTATCTTTTAACATTTCAAATCTATCGCCTAATATGTGTGCCTTTAATTCTTCTTTGTTTGCGCTGTAATAAAACGAACTATGTTCAGAATTTAAAACATAATTGCTATTTCCATCAAGTTTAGAAGTCGTAGGAACTAATATAGTATGTTGAGTATTCTTAATAGCGTTTGCATTATCTGTTGTTTTTGAAATATTCACATACTGGTTTCCGTAAATATTTATCTTTTTAAAATCAGTTGTATTAGAACCATTTGTTGTTTGAGAATAAATATTTAAATTGCCTTTTTTAACATTTAATTCCGCAGCATCTTTTTTTATGCTTCCATCGTTTAAATTCGCATTAGATGAATAATAAAAATTTTTAGTATCTGCATGTGTGAAATATTTATCATTTATAGGTTTGCTAGGATTTATAGGAATTATAGGTTTGGTATTTCCATTTTCTTCTTTATTTTCATTATCTAATTTATTATCTAAATAATTTTCTAAATTATCTGCAATTATTTCTTCTTTTATAGTTTGTTCTTCTAATTTAATTGCATTATTAGAATTTGAATTCGGATTTTGAGCTTTAATGTCTGAGCTAAGAGTAATACTACTTACTTTGTTTTGGCTTTGTTTTTCTTCTTTTTTCTCTTGAATTACTTCTTGTTTTTCTTGAATAATATTAGCTTTTGTTAAAGAAAAATCATTTGCTTTTAAATTTTCTATTTTAATTACTTTTGTATCTTTAAAGCTTATTTGTTTTCCTGAATTAATTAGTGAAGTTTTATTTCCTAACTTAACATCAATTGCACCTTGTAAGCAAGCTAATTTATTTACATTAAATCCAACTTCTCCAACAAATACTGTTCCTCTAATACCAATAGTTGCTGTTTGTGCTTTTAAAGAGAAATTTTTTCTTGCAAGTTTTGAGATTTCTCCTGTAATTACTTTAAAGCTTCCTTCATCTACCACTAAATTAACTTTAGAATTTTTTCCATCTAATAAATACTGCTTTATTTCTAAGCTTGTATTTTTTCCTAAAGTTGTTACCGTGTTATCATTGAATATTATTTGTAATCTTGCGTTATTACCTGTTTTTATAATATCGCTTTCTTCTAATTCTTGATTTAATACAGCTTGTATTTCAGAACCATTTGAAATAACTACTGCATCTCCTCTAATTGCTGAGATTTTACCTATACTTGCATAGCTTAGTGTTATTACACTTAATAACAAAATGAGTTTTTTCATCTTACTTCCTTATTTAGTTTTTAAGTCTTTTATTAATTTGTTAATTTTGTCTTTTTCAATAGATTTCTTTAAATCATCAATTTTTACATTAATATTATCGCCATCTATATTGCTATTAATTTTTAATACCGCCTCATTTGGACTTGCTTTTAAAACTATTGAAGTTTTATCTGCGTCTTGGCTTACAATATCTACTTTATATTCGCTATCTTCAACCTTTAAACGAGGTGTTGTATTAGGACTAAACTTAGTTATATTATTATTTTTATTATAAATTCCTAATAAATTATTCTTATCTAATTCAAAAAATATACTTCTTACATTATCTAATTTATTATAAGAAGCAAAATATGAATCGCTAGGTTTTAATTTAACATAATTTTCATTTTTTGAATAATAAAATTCTTTTGTAGGATTTACATAAAATTTTTCA
Protein-coding regions in this window:
- a CDS encoding cysteine peptidase family C39 domain-containing protein, with translation MAKILIFFILLTNLYAEFAVKSYKEFKNESVVRQSYEESCGASSIATLLNLTNIKRFSEKDILEVLDKNTNMLSFNELNNALNKLGFYAKAYKLNRIIFEQIFTPFIVKIENDPRFPHFVVVNNIKGDFVKVYDPSFGEYLSSKKEFYSVWDKDGLGGYALIIKPNITKEIELNLPRPSQIK
- a CDS encoding DASS family sodium-coupled anion symporter; protein product: MKRAISIIALIIIPFLFAFVLPCPNGLSEAAWVMFGIYLAAVLGLVFKPIPNSMVLITAVAGTALFMGKYLGSAKEATKQALSGYASATTWIIVSAFALSIAFTKTGLGKRWAYFLIGKLGKTTLRLGYVTAFLDLIVSPATPSNTARAGGIVFPIVNSIAQSLSKDKVETENRVGAFLACNAYMSTKMTSFIFATAMAGNMLVIGYSNDILGTSLNWGNWAVAMIVPGIVCLLVIPFIVYIFVRPDIKTIDNVAIAKQGLEELGEMKRSEKMLVLIFILALLGWSVPSLASSLFNYKIDIDATAVAVGAMSLSVLLGVLKFEDIAGSKECIGTLFWFGGIMSLSSMMNKLGFFKWLGTFIESNMNLNLSPLLVLILIGFISIIVRYLYASATVFITTLLPVLFLIGKSAGVDPYLLAFLLITTNSYGGALTHFGGPAASVIFGAGYNTVKEWWITGFVVAMVSYVLCLAVGLPYWGLLGH
- a CDS encoding mechanosensitive ion channel family protein, translating into MRVVLILLFSVFVYANNLVDNINQYIDYNIKINDLNILLGKNEDKTINQNKINQEISEYKNKKNQILSILPTLFDKNNLNNKLLEDFKKEKISSELKKIKLEFYKTLIESNNVFNDSKIDNESIKDIIDESIKELNSEKVKDEELVYLNSYIEILTYLRLNANVFESNYLIQELKTDNFINYLNGFFPKEVSKYLNPGKIIICCIILLFIFMFKKIILKLIYFVFLKLIKKQKHEINESLKDITKPLTLLFYMYGIWLCFVIAFYPAAVMPIILTILSIINTIIIAWLILNIINSYGLILMSKLALKSGKKEIINLILKIIDFIIIIITILIILAKLGFDISAIIASLGIGGLAVALAAKDIIANFFASVLMLFDNSFSQSDWVEVNGIEGTIVETGLRKTTIRTFDNCLVFIPNSTILNGNIKNYSKRKYGRRVKLSVGLTYDSTTEQIQNFINDLKELLNNNEIIANENDEIFQHKNKNFYKQNLISVNDLEGFKSSIYVWLDDFAASSINVELYFYIKSISAKQYYDEKSKILMEVMKIVEKNGLSFAFPSTSLYVEKLPKD
- a CDS encoding rhodanese-like domain-containing protein, producing the protein MNTNISAKEIDLNKHLIVDIRTIEEINELSIKNTHLYPIDFNTAKEDEVKSYFEKLYKESDKALVIMCRSGARSSMLCEFLNQEEKIAYNLMGGIIAMCQNYPEMIKN
- a CDS encoding cation:dicarboxylase symporter family transporter, giving the protein MRKYLKSLIFWVIVGLILGIVVGAMPPIKIESLGIENLAIWSKVFIDMFIKALKLLIGPIIFVMIILGIVGLGDIKKIGGIGVKAVIYFEVVSTLALIVGIFMAKVMQPGVGMNLDVNALDASSVDKYIKASQGEQAGFWGVIKGAIPQDIVSPFTDGKTLQVLFIALFTAFIVITLKEQDREYIKKALEVFQAFVFKILTLVMYFSPFATFGAMAYLISKFGLSSLVNMGYLLFVMLTACCVFIFGVLGVICYFAKINIFKFIRFIAKELLIVFTTSSSESALLPLMKKLEKAGIDKSCVGLVLPTGYSFNLDCTNIYLAMAVIFLAQAFNIDITLWQEITILLILMVTSKGAVGVTGSGFIVLAGTLSSLGDNLIPVATITVLLGVDKFMSEMRACGNLCGNSVACLIVAIWNKQIDMEKFRYALDHPNDYKIQD